A section of the Humulus lupulus chromosome 2, drHumLupu1.1, whole genome shotgun sequence genome encodes:
- the LOC133818242 gene encoding uncharacterized protein LOC133818242, giving the protein MSSTAPVSSITQKRIPPPPPPPRFVPSRDQVIQVDPPAPPASAATGHIPVDPQDLEIPEAFWGILYETASHMVGHAYRACSRDLRAIEERSPKNVMESALGMTFTFALAQHRSITRARARNDELQAEINAAKTALTAAQEGEQATKAAFPAAQKSEYDAKFALAPSQESEQAAKIALASLQAQNAQLQAKADEAKAKLLEAEAAVKEEKAASLSSMEDMLYHNWAFNQDDNFSFMAPVLWEPYLEKFKA; this is encoded by the exons ATGAGCTCGACAGCTCCGGTGTCTTCCATTACCCAGAAGAGGATTCCTCCTCCTCCGCCTCCACCTCGGTTTGTGCCTTCTCGGGATCAGGTAATACAAGTTGATCCCCCAGCTCCTCCTGCCTCAGCTGCTACTGGTCACATACCAGTTGATCCTCAGGATCTGGAAATCCCCGAAGCCTTTTGGGGAATCCTCTACGAGACggcgagccacatggtggggcatgCTTACAGAGCCTGCTCGAGGGACTTGAgggcgatcgaggagaggagcccgaaGAACGTCATGGAGTCGGCCTTAGGGATGACCTTCACA TTTGCCTTGGCTCAACACCGCAGCATAACCCGGGCTAGGGCCAGAAACGATGAGCTCCAGGCTGAGATCAATGCCGCCAAGACCGCCCTGActgctgctcaagaaggcgagcaggccacCAAAGCTGCCTTTCCGGCTGCTCAAAAGAGCGAGTATGATGCCAAGTTCGCCCTTGCCCCATCTCAGGAAAGTGAGCAGGCTGCAAAAATTGCCTTGGCTTCTCTTCAGGCCCAAAATGCTCAGCTCCAAGCCAAGGCTGATGAAGCCAAGGCAAAGCTACTCGAGGCcgaggctgcagtcaaagaagaaaaggcggcctcactgtcctccatggaagatatgttgtaccatAACTGGGCTTTTAACCAGGATGACAACTTTTCCTTCATGGCTCCCGTGCTGTGGGAACCGTACCTTGAGAAATTCAAGGCCTAG